Proteins encoded in a region of the Geobacillus genomosp. 3 genome:
- a CDS encoding YceD family protein yields the protein MKWTVQQLRRFQHKEMAIDETVDVSDLKQIDTLIREISPVRVQGKADVGSTKFTFHLTLSGTMVLPCSRTLVDVAYPFSIKTTETFFADGGDFVETDEDTHIVTGETIDLNPVIRELILLEIPLQLIADDPAAGGAPQHGEGWDVLSEEQWEKALEERTANKVDPRLAGLAKFFEEKNEE from the coding sequence ATGAAATGGACGGTTCAACAGCTTCGCCGTTTCCAGCATAAAGAAATGGCGATTGACGAGACGGTCGATGTGTCTGATTTAAAGCAAATCGACACGTTGATCCGTGAGATTTCACCGGTTCGCGTCCAAGGAAAAGCAGATGTCGGTTCGACAAAGTTCACGTTTCACTTGACGCTGTCGGGAACGATGGTGTTGCCGTGTTCGCGGACGCTCGTCGATGTTGCGTATCCGTTTTCCATCAAGACGACGGAGACGTTTTTTGCCGACGGCGGCGATTTTGTCGAAACGGACGAGGACACCCATATCGTGACCGGGGAAACTATTGATTTGAATCCCGTTATTCGCGAACTTATTTTGCTTGAAATCCCGTTGCAGCTCATTGCTGACGACCCGGCCGCTGGCGGGGCGCCGCAGCACGGAGAAGGATGGGACGTTCTTTCGGAAGAGCAATGGGAAAAGGCGCTCGAAGAGCGGACAGCGAACAAAGTCGATCCTCGTCTAGCAGGGTTGGCCAAGTTTTTTGAAGAGAAAAATGAGGAATGA
- a CDS encoding enoyl-CoA hydratase/isomerase family protein gives MEAMVEHHGGIALFTICRPERRNAINFTVMHALERALEQAAVDDEVKVFAITGTGGEAFCSGGDLSEFGHLRGAEAKQMLMRMGELLYKLLTFPKPTAALVNGTAMGGGCELATACDFRFVKEGCRIGFVQGRLGITTGWGGASMLLEKLPYARALDLLLRAEPMTAEAMAAYGWADAVLPADCWREQWQAQLAPYAARSLAVLQAYKAAAGEKWRTAWFRERFFAEIDRCAELWGSAEHEQALRTFFRKK, from the coding sequence ATGGAAGCGATGGTAGAACATCACGGCGGCATCGCACTGTTTACGATTTGCCGTCCCGAAAGGCGCAATGCAATCAACTTTACTGTTATGCATGCTCTCGAACGGGCGCTCGAGCAAGCGGCGGTCGATGATGAAGTGAAAGTGTTCGCCATTACCGGCACTGGCGGCGAGGCGTTTTGTTCTGGCGGCGATCTAAGCGAGTTCGGGCATTTGCGCGGCGCCGAGGCGAAACAAATGCTCATGCGCATGGGGGAGTTGCTGTACAAGCTGTTGACGTTCCCAAAACCGACGGCGGCGCTTGTCAACGGAACGGCGATGGGTGGGGGCTGCGAGCTGGCGACCGCTTGCGACTTCCGCTTTGTGAAGGAAGGGTGCCGAATCGGGTTTGTTCAAGGCCGACTCGGCATTACGACCGGTTGGGGCGGCGCGTCCATGCTGTTGGAAAAGCTTCCATATGCGCGGGCGCTCGATTTGTTGTTACGCGCTGAGCCGATGACGGCTGAGGCGATGGCCGCGTATGGCTGGGCCGATGCTGTTCTGCCGGCTGACTGCTGGCGCGAACAATGGCAGGCTCAGCTTGCCCCCTATGCGGCGCGCTCGCTCGCTGTCTTGCAAGCCTATAAGGCGGCGGCGGGCGAAAAATGGCGAACGGCTTGGTTTCGGGAGCGATTTTTCGCCGAAATCGATCGCTGTGCCGAGCTATGGGGATCGGCGGAACATGAACAGGCATTGCGCACTTTTTTTCGCAAGAAGTAA
- a CDS encoding nucleotidyltransferase, producing the protein MKAAGVIVEYNPFHNGHWHHLQETKKKTGADCLIAVMSGNFLQRGEPAIVSKWARTKMALAAGVDLVIELPYVFAVQAAEQFAHGAVRLLDALGCRELCFGSESGDITAFLSAVETLFQRKEEFDSLVRAGLARGQSFPKANAEAWRQLGSVPLDLSKPNNVLGFAYVKAIQQNKLAIVPRTIPRLAAGYHDESFSHPSIASATSLRNALGQTGQLERIAAYIPSATAEQLRQYRLTYGRWHDWEMYFPLLKYRLLTATEEELRRIAGVEEGIEYRLKQKIAGAETFAAFIAATKTKRYTWTRLQRLCAHVLTNFTKEEQNKAMAPTYIRLLGMNETGRRYLQQVKKELALPLAAKAAKLNGDPLYEQEKKATAVYAAAFPEPLYSAALKEEYATAPIYSSGIERK; encoded by the coding sequence ATGAAAGCTGCCGGCGTCATCGTTGAATACAACCCGTTTCATAACGGCCATTGGCATCATTTGCAAGAAACGAAGAAAAAAACTGGGGCCGACTGCCTTATTGCCGTCATGAGCGGAAATTTCCTGCAGCGCGGCGAACCGGCTATCGTTTCAAAATGGGCGCGGACGAAAATGGCACTGGCTGCAGGCGTGGATCTCGTCATCGAACTGCCGTACGTATTCGCCGTTCAGGCGGCCGAGCAGTTTGCGCACGGAGCGGTGCGGCTGCTTGATGCCCTCGGCTGTCGGGAACTTTGCTTTGGCAGCGAATCTGGTGACATCACCGCCTTTTTGTCTGCCGTCGAAACGTTGTTTCAGCGAAAAGAGGAGTTTGACTCCCTCGTCCGTGCCGGACTTGCGCGCGGGCAAAGCTTCCCGAAAGCGAACGCCGAAGCGTGGCGGCAGCTTGGTTCCGTCCCGCTCGACTTATCAAAGCCAAACAATGTGCTTGGCTTTGCGTACGTGAAAGCGATTCAACAAAACAAGCTGGCAATCGTACCGCGCACCATCCCACGCCTGGCAGCCGGGTATCATGACGAATCGTTTTCCCACCCATCCATCGCCAGCGCCACAAGCTTGCGGAACGCGTTGGGGCAAACCGGGCAGCTGGAACGAATTGCTGCGTACATCCCGTCCGCCACCGCCGAACAGCTGCGGCAATATCGGCTGACGTACGGGCGTTGGCACGATTGGGAGATGTATTTTCCGCTGCTGAAATACCGGCTGTTGACAGCCACCGAAGAGGAATTGCGCCGCATCGCCGGAGTCGAGGAAGGCATCGAATACCGACTGAAGCAAAAAATTGCCGGCGCCGAAACGTTTGCTGCTTTCATCGCCGCCACGAAGACAAAACGGTACACCTGGACGAGGCTGCAGCGTCTATGCGCGCATGTATTGACGAATTTCACAAAAGAGGAACAAAATAAGGCAATGGCCCCGACGTACATCCGGCTGCTCGGCATGAACGAAACCGGCCGCCGCTACTTGCAGCAGGTGAAGAAGGAACTGGCGTTGCCGCTCGCCGCCAAGGCTGCCAAACTGAACGGCGATCCGCTATATGAGCAAGAAAAAAAGGCGACAGCCGTCTATGCCGCCGCCTTTCCCGAGCCGCTATACAGCGCCGCGCTAAAGGAAGAATACGCGACGGCGCCCATCTACTCCTCCGGCATCGAACGCAAATAG
- the rpmF gene encoding 50S ribosomal protein L32, which produces MAVPFRRTSKTRKRLRRTHFKLQVPGMVQCPNCGEWKLAHRVCKACGTYKGRDVVNK; this is translated from the coding sequence ATGGCAGTACCTTTTAGAAGAACATCGAAAACGAGAAAAAGACTGCGCCGCACACACTTTAAACTGCAAGTGCCAGGCATGGTGCAATGCCCGAACTGCGGCGAATGGAAATTGGCGCACCGCGTCTGCAAAGCATGCGGAACGTACAAAGGAAGAGATGTCGTCAACAAATAA
- a CDS encoding SepM family pheromone-processing serine protease: MKKRTYIAAFFFGIALAFLLIFMKLPYYVTMPGSAQNLKPLVHVEHGDRDAGTFMLTTVRMGRANVIAYLLAHIRPFYELHPVEEIRQEGESDKEYTMRQLELMEQSKEAAIVVAYRHAGKPVAYEAKGVYVMSVLPNMPAAGLLEAGDRIAAIDGRPLNSSEQMVNYVREKEAGDRVHITFVRDWKRQEAVLRLKPFPHHPNQVGLGVTLMTDYDVRTDPPVDVDSEQIGGPSAGLMFSLEIYNQLVDEDITKGQKIAGTGTIDVHGKVGPIGGISQKVVAADREGADVFFAPNEHGAPSSNYRKAVETAQKIGTKMKIVPVDTFDDAIRYLRSMPEE; the protein is encoded by the coding sequence ATGAAAAAACGGACGTATATCGCAGCGTTTTTCTTTGGCATTGCCCTCGCATTTCTGCTCATTTTTATGAAGCTCCCATATTATGTAACGATGCCGGGAAGTGCACAAAACTTAAAGCCGCTCGTTCATGTCGAACACGGTGACCGCGATGCGGGAACGTTTATGTTGACGACGGTCCGCATGGGACGGGCGAACGTCATCGCGTATTTGCTCGCCCATATCCGCCCGTTTTACGAGCTGCATCCAGTAGAGGAGATCAGACAGGAAGGGGAGAGCGACAAAGAATATACGATGCGCCAGCTTGAGCTCATGGAACAGTCAAAAGAGGCGGCGATCGTTGTCGCTTACCGGCACGCCGGAAAGCCGGTCGCGTATGAGGCAAAAGGTGTGTACGTGATGAGTGTTCTTCCTAATATGCCAGCAGCCGGTCTCCTGGAAGCCGGCGACCGCATTGCTGCGATCGACGGTCGGCCGCTCAACTCGTCAGAGCAAATGGTAAACTACGTTCGGGAAAAAGAAGCCGGCGATCGTGTCCACATCACGTTTGTCCGCGACTGGAAGCGGCAGGAGGCCGTGCTTCGGCTGAAGCCGTTTCCGCACCATCCGAATCAAGTCGGCCTTGGTGTGACATTGATGACGGACTATGACGTCCGCACCGATCCGCCGGTGGACGTCGATTCGGAACAAATCGGCGGTCCGTCAGCCGGACTCATGTTTTCACTCGAAATTTATAATCAGCTCGTAGATGAGGATATAACGAAAGGACAGAAAATCGCCGGCACTGGAACGATTGACGTTCATGGGAAAGTCGGCCCAATTGGCGGCATTTCGCAAAAAGTCGTGGCGGCCGACCGTGAAGGAGCGGATGTGTTCTTCGCCCCGAATGAGCATGGCGCGCCGTCGTCAAACTATCGTAAAGCGGTCGAGACGGCGCAAAAAATCGGGACGAAGATGAAAATCGTCCCGGTCGATACGTTTGATGACGCGATCCGCTATTTGCGTTCGATGCCGGAGGAGTAG